One genomic window of Elusimicrobiota bacterium includes the following:
- a CDS encoding metallophosphoesterase: MSAITGVLAWPYPWGANGGKSWTPVNGATCLYDTKTRLPQILISKRLYQTAKSWNLKNQLGKLQSVPACAEGGARFAVIGDTEPGRFLFSRLLWGRPGVAKTLIRNIQKERIEFSVQLGDMVSCGTEQHYGNFFEKLSSLKPSAPYLSVLGNHDRRYPHGVADAALYEELLAPANHYFDRGLCRFIFVDTTAGGVNAAQIEWLNRALNTTLTKIVFIHIPPMQVKSLLPWGRGGFIKGSEDFVNLMSDCRVARVYMGHVHGFGISEYQGVRYVLSGGGGSPLYPSPLQRFYHFITVDASPEGVHETVHCLDGKSFYLA, encoded by the coding sequence ATGTCGGCAATAACGGGAGTTTTAGCGTGGCCGTATCCGTGGGGAGCCAACGGTGGGAAATCCTGGACTCCGGTCAATGGCGCAACGTGTCTTTATGATACGAAGACGCGTTTGCCTCAAATTTTAATTTCAAAGCGTCTCTACCAAACGGCCAAATCTTGGAACCTGAAAAATCAACTCGGCAAACTCCAAAGCGTTCCCGCCTGCGCCGAGGGCGGCGCGCGTTTCGCGGTCATCGGTGATACGGAACCGGGCCGGTTTCTTTTTTCCCGGCTTCTCTGGGGGCGTCCCGGCGTAGCAAAAACATTAATCCGCAACATTCAGAAAGAACGCATTGAATTTTCCGTTCAGTTAGGAGACATGGTCAGTTGCGGCACCGAACAACACTATGGAAATTTTTTCGAAAAACTGTCTTCGCTCAAGCCGTCCGCTCCGTACCTGAGCGTTCTTGGCAACCATGACCGCCGCTACCCCCACGGCGTGGCGGACGCCGCGCTTTACGAAGAACTGCTCGCTCCGGCCAATCATTATTTCGACCGCGGACTCTGTCGCTTCATCTTCGTGGACACCACGGCCGGCGGCGTCAATGCCGCGCAAATTGAATGGCTCAACCGCGCTTTAAACACGACGCTGACGAAAATCGTTTTCATCCATATTCCGCCGATGCAGGTTAAATCCCTTCTGCCCTGGGGGCGCGGCGGCTTCATCAAAGGCAGCGAGGATTTCGTCAACCTCATGTCCGACTGCCGTGTTGCGCGGGTCTACATGGGCCATGTCCACGGTTTCGGCATTTCCGAATATCAGGGCGTGCGCTATGTCCTCTCCGGCGGCGGCGGTTCGCCGTTGTACCCGTCCCCCCTTCAACGCTTTTACCACTTCATCACGGTTGACGCGTCTCCCGAAGGCGTTCATGAAACCGTGCACTGCCTCGACGGCAAATCCTTCTACCTGGCTTAA